A section of the Phycodurus eques isolate BA_2022a chromosome 4, UOR_Pequ_1.1, whole genome shotgun sequence genome encodes:
- the LOC133401323 gene encoding histone-lysine N-methyltransferase ASH1L-like isoform X3, protein MRGARMLCKAFCQLKPKGQDPSLLDEQAQRSVFSSNHHLQLFHWYIGNYSAIFSSPLTSLMDQRMKGGTPLMTDSTLDASPAPEDFEQDQEKRKRLETEDSDVGKKEDRRGKKREGDKGAVLELLIEGRCGGTGQQQLQICSRETSCPDGNVRLRIGVQAKRTKKPPKILESYVCKPTIRTYQRQQGRGGALPTRTATNPDDGSRENRSGSNGVQTTCKQTASATLPSLSTPPSSSAAQSSTPENAIVSTIASAIANPGTKSAKQVPLKLDGNAVVTSAGSSERGKKEKTLGVHEQPLPAVLKPCSPTAHQEASATPLRLCTETLPEREINKKHNGVVQTKKQKGLSNGKCSEDKLGDTQSIKTAKHINSVSSVDAIPPCSSKTELCVAQKSNSSSVTAKSKSSPTLDMSPAQVQEASLKRLNDKKRDKERKVKKEKRKERKAKGEGLETERVKSDKRKEEFIKKKKDKGKDGKLRQGKDHKSSDELKTGKKTEKNKINTEKHRKEDTNLGGMSKLDKPYKVADQGRSEEGSMRDHIKQAELQATSADSIKSKDNEIVRYSTVPPKHPASYSTLPPLSPPSSNQEQDSRPLKKRKARRPSWTKLVHRTQRVENQEADSQQSFSQKLSIHSPPSCSPSSSITKPSSPKQNPIISDLKPSASTSPSTPGRKRGRPKSHTIIFNEPLLRLSPEEVAFLECDDVQKSPVLDSSPKKRGRPRKQSLNQTDITDKNINPPPPEKGNRQLKIRRLINEMKKRKKKRLHKVMTSGNVGKESKRVKGVKSSQRTYKSIEPPTVPTLSDLSSSFGTKLGPQINVSKRGTIYMGKRRGRKPKSQTARLNSHSYTQASLFGQPTETSLFMSNQLQAPAAHPFPSPSLTHSSGAQSPYSEGSVTEPTSTLLFPPPFSLPSPSSSCTSPRPPSCSSLSPFVKKSCPCQGRHHFPFHQSSCKLSSPNGPLHPTPGSPGHLKDATPSPRSESHSEETLPSDSGIGTDNNSVCERVEMRGARGMLRLGQGSGGILGGPKLSSLADPLLTRHKNPIGNSTSVERHRHRHRRRDYNCPSSCSCLCPCPGHNKCTHSDYFPCIGHNILKRQKNKHKKKHQQLLMQDPEFLSELEELIGQFSEVHIGRRGWARSEPGQAFDGGRRHHSSHSHRSNIFKINLNGFYSPHPPSYAANSSFSPQALYPCQTLHCNRKPERRQCGCPSKFQETIDNMGFYSSYPPATTLYHHLPGSYPLPSPHHYASQQPHHTHILLNPARFHRRRSRLLREGALGGEIEGNGGSLNLGYTSSLSCDCGHKHKHRQRLCQRNVEDEAMLHEHEEQEDVVAREAFSTSKSRFILGQGGGRKGTRGMGGVLSKESPWLRENANNSFSAATSSSLAERSKHASLFSVGLGSSHLSSFGGGWGGLGQSWTKLQGAGFPNNSWGSSAGRTGPMIPSDPEDDDSEDIHLPHPSRTPPSPTHTNLFTSIGVPTGGHGLKSGLASRNPGSGERSWRTDEPAWTERREAALQGDPRSRGQLKGVTKTHAADGKNKRRPGRPRKRPLPSTLPSSVSSPDLLRGRSNNNVGWRVGLDQDVAGVGSVPQATDSELQAKRKRGRKRKHDASPCHQSVAEDELLSCDTPAERSGQSAAEQPASQPADVQRDRSEDGPARKTFLRAGLYSDDYKTIDPPSQSQLSSRASAEYQPGERDYSLLPAPIHVGKYLRMKRIHFQLPYDVMWLWQHNQLQRQPAFPLKRKRRYCRLKERTFPSQHTAEESSSDLASLFPHLDMDPLSNSERSFVVTHRVFLVRNWELVRERQIRLRMEGRREGDSEAEERDWRVVCGDGASGDDSHIKSGP, encoded by the exons ATGAGAGGCGCAAGAATGCTTTGCAAG GCATTTTGTCAGCTCAAGCCCAAAGGACAAGATCCGTCTTTGCTGGATGAACAAGCTCAACGGAgtgttttttcttcaaaccaTCACCTCCAACTCTTTCACTGGTATATTGGGAACTATTCAGCCATCTTCTCCTCCCCCCTGACTTCTCTGATGGACCAGAGAATGAAGGGGGGCACCCCTCTAATGACAGACTCCACTCTGGATGCCTCCCCAGCACCTGAGGATTTTGAGCAGGACCAAGAGAAAAGAAAGCGTCTCGAGACGGAGGATTCGGACGTGGGGAAGAAGGAAGACAGACGAGGGAAGAAGAGGGAAGGGGACAAGGGGGCGGTGCTGGAGTTGCTCATTGAGGGGCGCTGTGGGGGTACTGGGCAGCAACAGCTTCAGATATGTAGCAGAGAGACCAGCTGCCCTGACGGGAATGTGCGACTCCGCATCGGAGTGCAAGCCAAGCGCACCAAGAAGCCGCCCAAGATTTTGGAAAGCTACGTTTGCAAACCCACCATCAGAACCTATCAGAGGCAGCAGGGCCGAGGGGGGGCGCTGCCAACCAGAACTGCCACCAACCCTGACGACGGGAGCAGAGAGAACCGCTCAGGCTCGAATGGCGTCCAAACCACATGCAAACAAACGGCATCTGCCACTTTGCCGTCATTATcaacaccaccatcatcatcagcgGCGCAATCTTCAACACCAGAAAATGCTATCGTTTCCACAATAGCCTCAGCCATCGCCAACCCAGGGACCAAGTCTGCCAAACAG GTTCCTCTCAAACTGGATGGTAACGCAGTGGTGACGTCCGCTGGATCATCGGAGAGAGGGAAGAAAGAGAAGACTCTAGGTGTCCATGAGCAGCCGCTCCCTGCAGTTCTGAAACCGTGCTCACCCACCGCCCATCAGGAAGCATCAGCTACCCCCTTGAGGCTGTGCACCGAAACGCTGCCTGAAAGGGAAATCAACAAGAAACACAATGGTGTGGTGCAGACCAAGAAACAGAAGGGACTTTCGAACGGGAAATGCTCTGAGGACAAACTTGGAGATACacaatcaatcaaaactgcaAAACACATCAACTCTGTTTCTTCTGTGGACGCCATACCTCCGTGTTCTTCTAAAACAGAGCTTTGCGTGGCGCAAAAGAGTAACTCCTCCTCTGTTACCGCTAAATCTAAATCCTCCCCTACTCTGGATATGTCTCCTGCACAGGTTCAGGAAGCTTCATTGAAGCGCTTAAATGACAAAAAGAGAGATAAAGAGCGGAAGGTAAAGAAGGAGAAACGAAAAGAGAGAAAGGCAAAGGGAGAGGGACTGGAAACAGAGAGAGTAAAGAGTGATAAGAGAAAAGAAGAATtcataaagaagaaaaaagacaaaggaaaGGATGGCAAATTGCGACAGGGTAAAGACCATAAAAGTAGTGATGAACTGAAGACtggaaaaaagactgagaaaaacaAGATCAACACAGAGAAACACAGAAAAGAAGACACTAACTTGGGCGGCATGAGTAAATTAGATAAACCATATAAAGTAGCAGACCAAGGGAGATCTGAAGAGGGGAGCATGAGAGATCATATCAAACAAGCTGAGCTGCAAGCAACGTCTGCTGACAGCATTAAGTCAAAAGACAATGAAATTGTCAGGTATTCAACAGTGCCGCCAAAACATCCAGCGTCATATTCTACCCTGCCCCCTCTTTCTCCACCATCCTCCAACCAAGAGCAGGACAGCAGGCCGCTTAAGAAACGTAAAGCTCGAAGGCCCAGCTGGACAAAGCTGGTGCACCGGACTCAGAGGGTGGAAAATCAGGAAGCAGATTCTCAACAGAGTTTCTCTCAAAAGTTGTCTATTCACTCACCTCCCTCTTGCTCCCCGTCCTCCTCCATAACAAAACCATCATCTCCGAAACAGAACCCCATCATATCAGATCTGAAACCGTCTGCTTCCACAAGCCCTTCCACTCCAGGCCGAAAAAGGGGCCGCCCCAAGTCACATACCATAATCTTTAATGAACCTCTTCTGAGACTTTCCCCCGAGGAGGTTGCCTTTCTGGAGTGTGACGACGTTCAGAAAAGCCCTGTGCTGGACTCGAGCCCGAAGAAGCGCGGCCGTCCTCGCAAGCAATCACTGAATCAAACAGACATCACAGATAAGAACataaatcctcctcctcctgaaaAGGGAAACAGGCAGCTAAAAATCAGGAGGCTGAttaatgaaatgaagaaaaggaagaagaagagactTCACAAGGTAATGACATCTGGCAATGTAGGAAAGGAGAGCAAGAGGGTTAAAGGTGTCAAGAGTTCTCAGAGAACATACAAGTCCATTGAACCGCCGACTGTGCCCACGCTTTCTGACTTGTCGTCCTCCTTTGGGACCAAGCTGGGCCCTCAGATCAATGTGAGCAAGAGAGGAACCATTTACATGGGCAAGAGGAGAGGGCGCAAGCCCAAATCCCAAACAGCTCGTCTGAATTCCCACAGCTACACTCAAGCGTCATTGTTTGGCCAGCCCACTGAAACATCTCTCTTCATGTCCAACCAGCTCCAGGCTCCTGCAGCCCACCCATTTCCCTCCCCGTCCCTTACACACTCCAGTGGGGCCCAGAGCCCTTACAGTGAAGGAAGTGTTACAGAGCCAACATCGACTTTGCTTTTTCCTCCCCCGTTCTCCCTCCCGTCCCCGTCGTCCTCCTGCACTTCACCCCGTCCGCCGTCCTGCTCCTCCCTCTCCCCCTTTGTGAAGAAAAGTTGTCCATGCCAGGGCAGGCACCACTTTCCCTTTCACCAGTCATCATGTAAGCTCTCCTCTCCCAATGGTCCACTCCATCCCACGCCCGGCTCACCTGGCCACCTGAAAGACGCTACCCCCTCACCTAGGAGTGAATCGCACAGTGAAGAGACGTTGCCCAGTGATAGCGGGATTGGAACCGATAACAACAGTGTCTGCGAGCGAGTGGAAATGAGGGGTGCTAGAGGCATGCTCAGGTTGGGTCAAGGGTCTGGAGGGATTCTCGGGGGTCCAAAactatcctctcttgcggaccCTCTTCTCACCAGACACAAGAACCCGATTGGCAACTCAACCTCCGTAGAGCGGCACCGACATCGGCACAGGCGGCGGGATTACAACTGCCCCTCTTCTTGTAGTTGCCTGTGTCCCTGCCCTGGACACAACAAGTGCACTCATTCAGATTACTTCCCTTGCATTGGTCACAACATACTGaagagacagaaaaacaaacataaaaagaaacacCAGCAACTGCTAATGCAGGATCCAGAGTTTCTATCTGAACTGGAAGAGCTCATCGGTCAATTCAGTGAAGTTCACATCGGTCGGCGAGGCTGGGCCAGGTCGGAGCCGGGGCAGGCTTTTGATGGGGGCAGGCGCCACCACTCCTCGCATTCTCACCGCTCCAATATCTTCAAAATCAATCTGAATGGCTTCTATTCACCTCACCCTCCGTCTTACGCTGCTAATTCCTCCTTCTCCCCTCAGGCTCTCTACCCCTGCCAGACGTTGCATTGTAACAGAAAACCGGAACGAAGGCAGTGTGGCTGTCCATCAAAGTTCCAGGAGACCATTGACAACATGGGCTTCTACAGCAGCTATCCACCAGCCACAACGCTTTACCACCACCTTCCCGGCTCATACCCACTTCCCTCTCCTCACCACTATGCCTCGCAACAGCCCCACCATACCCACATTCTTCTAAACCCCGCCAGGTTTCACAGGCGGCGGAGCAGGCTGCTGAGGGAGGGCGCTCTCGGAGGGGAGATTGAAGGGAATGGAGGAAGCCTCAATTTAGGGTATACGTCAAGCCTCTCGTGTGACTGTGGTCACAAACATAAACACAGACAAAGGCTCTGCCAACGCAACGTTGAAGACGAGGCAATGTTACATGAGCATGAGGAGCAGGAGGATGTGGTGGCGAGAGAGGCTTTCTCCACTTCAAAGTCAAGGTTCATTTTGGGGCAAGGAGGAGGGCGGAAGGGCACAAGAGGAATGGGGGGCGTGCTGTCCAAAGAGTCACCTTGGTTACGTGAGAATGCAAATAATTCGTTCTCTGCTGCCACATCATCATCTTTGGCAGAAAGATCAAAACATGCATCTCTCTTCTCTGTGGGGCTGGGCTCCTCTCACTTGTCTTCGTTCGGAGGGGGCTGGGGCGGCCTGGGCCAGAGTTGGACCAAACTTCAGGGTGCGGGGTTCCCAAACAACAGCTGGGGATCCTCTGCTGGACGCACAGGCCCGATGATTCCCTCTGACCCGGAGGATGACGACAGCGAAGACATTCATCTACCCCATCCAAGCAGGACGCCCCCGTCGCCGACGCACACCAACCTGTTCACGTCGATTGGCGTGCCAACGGGGGGTCATGGCTTGAAGAGCGGGTTGGCCAGTCGGAATCCTGGAAGTGGAGAGAGGTCATGGAGGACGGACGAGCCAGCTTGGACAGAGAGGAGAGAAGCAG CTTTACAAGGTGACCCAAGAAGCCGCGGGCAGCTCAAAGGTGTGACAAAGACACACGCCGCTgatgggaaaaacaaaagacgaCCCGGTCGACCCAGGAAACGGCCTCTGCCCTCCACTTTGCCTTCCTCTGTGTCGTCACCCGACCTTCTGCGAGGGCGCAGCAATAATAACGTAGGCTGGAGAGTGGGGTTGGACCAAGATGTGGCGGGTGTCGGCTCGGTGCCGCAGGCGACAGATTCGGAGCTGCAGGCCAAGAGGAAGCGAGGACGGAAGAGAAAACATGACGCTTCTCCCTGCCATCAGAG TGTCGCCGAGGACGAGCTGTTGTCCTGCGACACGCCCGCCGAACGTTCCGGCCAATCGGCCGCCGAGCAGCCCGCATCCCAACCAGCCGATGTCCAAAGAGACAGGAGCGAAGACGGTCCTGCCAGGAAAACGTTTTTGAGGGCCGGTCTTTACTCTGATGATTACAAAACGATAGA TCCCCCCTCCCAGTCGCAGCTCTCCTCCAGAGCGAGCGCAGAGTACCAACCAGGTGAGCGGGACTACAGCCTTTTACCAGCACCCATTCATGTTG GGAAGTACTTGAGGATGAAGAGAATACATTTCCAGTTACCCTATGATGTCATGTGGCTTTGGCAGCACAATCAG CTTCAGAGGCAACCTGCTTTCCCGCTGAAGAGGAAACGGCGCTACT GCCGACTGAAGGAGAGGACATTTCCCTCCCAGCACACTGCG GAGGAGAGCTCGAGTGACTTGGCCAGCCTCTTTCCTCACCTCGACATGGACCCTTTGAGCAACAGTGAGCG GAGCTTCGTGGTGACACATCGCGTGTTCCTGGTGAGGAACTGGGAACTGGTGAGGGAGCGACAGATCCGACTGAGGATGGAGGGGAGGCGAGAGGGGGACAGCGAGGCGGAGGAGAGGGACTGGCGTGTCGTGTGCGGGGACGGAGCCAGTGGGGACGATAGCCACATCAAGTCAGGTCCATga
- the LOC133401323 gene encoding histone-lysine N-methyltransferase ASH1L-like isoform X4, which produces MRGARMLCKAFCQLKPKGQDPSLLDEQAQRSVFSSNHHLQLFHWYIGNYSAIFSSPLTSLMDQRMKGGTPLMTDSTLDASPAPEDFEQDQEKRKRLETEDSDVGKKEDRRGKKREGDKGAVLELLIEGRCGGTGQQQLQICSRETSCPDGNVRLRIGVQAKRTKKPPKILESYVCKPTIRTYQRQQGRGGALPTRTATNPDDGSRENRSGSNGVQTTCKQTASATLPSLSTPPSSSAAQSSTPENAIVSTIASAIANPGTKSAKQVPLKLDGNAVVTSAGSSERGKKEKTLGVHEQPLPAVLKPCSPTAHQEASATPLRLCTETLPEREINKKHNGVVQTKKQKGLSNGKCSEDKLGDTQSIKTAKHINSVSSVDAIPPCSSKTELCVAQKSNSSSVTAKSKSSPTLDMSPAQVQEASLKRLNDKKRDKERKVKKEKRKERKAKGEGLETERVKSDKRKEEFIKKKKDKGKDGKLRQGKDHKSSDELKTGKKTEKNKINTEKHRKEDTNLGGMSKLDKPYKVADQGRSEEGSMRDHIKQAELQATSADSIKSKDNEIVRYSTVPPKHPASYSTLPPLSPPSSNQEQDSRPLKKRKARRPSWTKLVHRTQRVENQEADSQQSFSQKLSIHSPPSCSPSSSITKPSSPKQNPIISDLKPSASTSPSTPGRKRGRPKSHTIIFNEPLLRLSPEEVAFLECDDVQKSPVLDSSPKKRGRPRKQSLNQTDITDKNINPPPPEKGNRQLKIRRLINEMKKRKKKRLHKVMTSGNVGKESKRVKGVKSSQRTYKSIEPPTVPTLSDLSSSFGTKLGPQINVSKRGTIYMGKRRGRKPKSQTARLNSHSYTQASLFGQPTETSLFMSNQLQAPAAHPFPSPSLTHSSGAQSPYSEGSVTEPTSTLLFPPPFSLPSPSSSCTSPRPPSCSSLSPFVKKSCPCQGRHHFPFHQSSCKLSSPNGPLHPTPGSPGHLKDATPSPRSESHSEETLPSDSGIGTDNNSVCERVEMRGARGMLRLGQGSGGILGGPKLSSLADPLLTRHKNPIGNSTSVERHRHRHRRRDYNCPSSCSCLCPCPGHNKCTHSDYFPCIGHNILKRQKNKHKKKHQQLLMQDPEFLSELEELIGQFSEVHIGRRGWARSEPGQAFDGGRRHHSSHSHRSNIFKINLNGFYSPHPPSYAANSSFSPQALYPCQTLHCNRKPERRQCGCPSKFQETIDNMGFYSSYPPATTLYHHLPGSYPLPSPHHYASQQPHHTHILLNPARFHRRRSRLLREGALGGEIEGNGGSLNLGYTSSLSCDCGHKHKHRQRLCQRNVEDEAMLHEHEEQEDVVAREAFSTSKSRFILGQGGGRKGTRGMGGVLSKESPWLRENANNSFSAATSSSLAERSKHASLFSVGLGSSHLSSFGGGWGGLGQSWTKLQGAGFPNNSWGSSAGRTGPMIPSDPEDDDSEDIHLPHPSRTPPSPTHTNLFTSIGVPTGGHGLKSGLASRNPGSGERSWRTDEPAWTERREAALQGDPRSRGQLKGVTKTHAADGKNKRRPGRPRKRPLPSTLPSSVSSPDLLRGRSNNNVGWRVGLDQDVAGVGSVPQATDSELQAKRKRGRKRKHDASPCHQSTVC; this is translated from the exons ATGAGAGGCGCAAGAATGCTTTGCAAG GCATTTTGTCAGCTCAAGCCCAAAGGACAAGATCCGTCTTTGCTGGATGAACAAGCTCAACGGAgtgttttttcttcaaaccaTCACCTCCAACTCTTTCACTGGTATATTGGGAACTATTCAGCCATCTTCTCCTCCCCCCTGACTTCTCTGATGGACCAGAGAATGAAGGGGGGCACCCCTCTAATGACAGACTCCACTCTGGATGCCTCCCCAGCACCTGAGGATTTTGAGCAGGACCAAGAGAAAAGAAAGCGTCTCGAGACGGAGGATTCGGACGTGGGGAAGAAGGAAGACAGACGAGGGAAGAAGAGGGAAGGGGACAAGGGGGCGGTGCTGGAGTTGCTCATTGAGGGGCGCTGTGGGGGTACTGGGCAGCAACAGCTTCAGATATGTAGCAGAGAGACCAGCTGCCCTGACGGGAATGTGCGACTCCGCATCGGAGTGCAAGCCAAGCGCACCAAGAAGCCGCCCAAGATTTTGGAAAGCTACGTTTGCAAACCCACCATCAGAACCTATCAGAGGCAGCAGGGCCGAGGGGGGGCGCTGCCAACCAGAACTGCCACCAACCCTGACGACGGGAGCAGAGAGAACCGCTCAGGCTCGAATGGCGTCCAAACCACATGCAAACAAACGGCATCTGCCACTTTGCCGTCATTATcaacaccaccatcatcatcagcgGCGCAATCTTCAACACCAGAAAATGCTATCGTTTCCACAATAGCCTCAGCCATCGCCAACCCAGGGACCAAGTCTGCCAAACAG GTTCCTCTCAAACTGGATGGTAACGCAGTGGTGACGTCCGCTGGATCATCGGAGAGAGGGAAGAAAGAGAAGACTCTAGGTGTCCATGAGCAGCCGCTCCCTGCAGTTCTGAAACCGTGCTCACCCACCGCCCATCAGGAAGCATCAGCTACCCCCTTGAGGCTGTGCACCGAAACGCTGCCTGAAAGGGAAATCAACAAGAAACACAATGGTGTGGTGCAGACCAAGAAACAGAAGGGACTTTCGAACGGGAAATGCTCTGAGGACAAACTTGGAGATACacaatcaatcaaaactgcaAAACACATCAACTCTGTTTCTTCTGTGGACGCCATACCTCCGTGTTCTTCTAAAACAGAGCTTTGCGTGGCGCAAAAGAGTAACTCCTCCTCTGTTACCGCTAAATCTAAATCCTCCCCTACTCTGGATATGTCTCCTGCACAGGTTCAGGAAGCTTCATTGAAGCGCTTAAATGACAAAAAGAGAGATAAAGAGCGGAAGGTAAAGAAGGAGAAACGAAAAGAGAGAAAGGCAAAGGGAGAGGGACTGGAAACAGAGAGAGTAAAGAGTGATAAGAGAAAAGAAGAATtcataaagaagaaaaaagacaaaggaaaGGATGGCAAATTGCGACAGGGTAAAGACCATAAAAGTAGTGATGAACTGAAGACtggaaaaaagactgagaaaaacaAGATCAACACAGAGAAACACAGAAAAGAAGACACTAACTTGGGCGGCATGAGTAAATTAGATAAACCATATAAAGTAGCAGACCAAGGGAGATCTGAAGAGGGGAGCATGAGAGATCATATCAAACAAGCTGAGCTGCAAGCAACGTCTGCTGACAGCATTAAGTCAAAAGACAATGAAATTGTCAGGTATTCAACAGTGCCGCCAAAACATCCAGCGTCATATTCTACCCTGCCCCCTCTTTCTCCACCATCCTCCAACCAAGAGCAGGACAGCAGGCCGCTTAAGAAACGTAAAGCTCGAAGGCCCAGCTGGACAAAGCTGGTGCACCGGACTCAGAGGGTGGAAAATCAGGAAGCAGATTCTCAACAGAGTTTCTCTCAAAAGTTGTCTATTCACTCACCTCCCTCTTGCTCCCCGTCCTCCTCCATAACAAAACCATCATCTCCGAAACAGAACCCCATCATATCAGATCTGAAACCGTCTGCTTCCACAAGCCCTTCCACTCCAGGCCGAAAAAGGGGCCGCCCCAAGTCACATACCATAATCTTTAATGAACCTCTTCTGAGACTTTCCCCCGAGGAGGTTGCCTTTCTGGAGTGTGACGACGTTCAGAAAAGCCCTGTGCTGGACTCGAGCCCGAAGAAGCGCGGCCGTCCTCGCAAGCAATCACTGAATCAAACAGACATCACAGATAAGAACataaatcctcctcctcctgaaaAGGGAAACAGGCAGCTAAAAATCAGGAGGCTGAttaatgaaatgaagaaaaggaagaagaagagactTCACAAGGTAATGACATCTGGCAATGTAGGAAAGGAGAGCAAGAGGGTTAAAGGTGTCAAGAGTTCTCAGAGAACATACAAGTCCATTGAACCGCCGACTGTGCCCACGCTTTCTGACTTGTCGTCCTCCTTTGGGACCAAGCTGGGCCCTCAGATCAATGTGAGCAAGAGAGGAACCATTTACATGGGCAAGAGGAGAGGGCGCAAGCCCAAATCCCAAACAGCTCGTCTGAATTCCCACAGCTACACTCAAGCGTCATTGTTTGGCCAGCCCACTGAAACATCTCTCTTCATGTCCAACCAGCTCCAGGCTCCTGCAGCCCACCCATTTCCCTCCCCGTCCCTTACACACTCCAGTGGGGCCCAGAGCCCTTACAGTGAAGGAAGTGTTACAGAGCCAACATCGACTTTGCTTTTTCCTCCCCCGTTCTCCCTCCCGTCCCCGTCGTCCTCCTGCACTTCACCCCGTCCGCCGTCCTGCTCCTCCCTCTCCCCCTTTGTGAAGAAAAGTTGTCCATGCCAGGGCAGGCACCACTTTCCCTTTCACCAGTCATCATGTAAGCTCTCCTCTCCCAATGGTCCACTCCATCCCACGCCCGGCTCACCTGGCCACCTGAAAGACGCTACCCCCTCACCTAGGAGTGAATCGCACAGTGAAGAGACGTTGCCCAGTGATAGCGGGATTGGAACCGATAACAACAGTGTCTGCGAGCGAGTGGAAATGAGGGGTGCTAGAGGCATGCTCAGGTTGGGTCAAGGGTCTGGAGGGATTCTCGGGGGTCCAAAactatcctctcttgcggaccCTCTTCTCACCAGACACAAGAACCCGATTGGCAACTCAACCTCCGTAGAGCGGCACCGACATCGGCACAGGCGGCGGGATTACAACTGCCCCTCTTCTTGTAGTTGCCTGTGTCCCTGCCCTGGACACAACAAGTGCACTCATTCAGATTACTTCCCTTGCATTGGTCACAACATACTGaagagacagaaaaacaaacataaaaagaaacacCAGCAACTGCTAATGCAGGATCCAGAGTTTCTATCTGAACTGGAAGAGCTCATCGGTCAATTCAGTGAAGTTCACATCGGTCGGCGAGGCTGGGCCAGGTCGGAGCCGGGGCAGGCTTTTGATGGGGGCAGGCGCCACCACTCCTCGCATTCTCACCGCTCCAATATCTTCAAAATCAATCTGAATGGCTTCTATTCACCTCACCCTCCGTCTTACGCTGCTAATTCCTCCTTCTCCCCTCAGGCTCTCTACCCCTGCCAGACGTTGCATTGTAACAGAAAACCGGAACGAAGGCAGTGTGGCTGTCCATCAAAGTTCCAGGAGACCATTGACAACATGGGCTTCTACAGCAGCTATCCACCAGCCACAACGCTTTACCACCACCTTCCCGGCTCATACCCACTTCCCTCTCCTCACCACTATGCCTCGCAACAGCCCCACCATACCCACATTCTTCTAAACCCCGCCAGGTTTCACAGGCGGCGGAGCAGGCTGCTGAGGGAGGGCGCTCTCGGAGGGGAGATTGAAGGGAATGGAGGAAGCCTCAATTTAGGGTATACGTCAAGCCTCTCGTGTGACTGTGGTCACAAACATAAACACAGACAAAGGCTCTGCCAACGCAACGTTGAAGACGAGGCAATGTTACATGAGCATGAGGAGCAGGAGGATGTGGTGGCGAGAGAGGCTTTCTCCACTTCAAAGTCAAGGTTCATTTTGGGGCAAGGAGGAGGGCGGAAGGGCACAAGAGGAATGGGGGGCGTGCTGTCCAAAGAGTCACCTTGGTTACGTGAGAATGCAAATAATTCGTTCTCTGCTGCCACATCATCATCTTTGGCAGAAAGATCAAAACATGCATCTCTCTTCTCTGTGGGGCTGGGCTCCTCTCACTTGTCTTCGTTCGGAGGGGGCTGGGGCGGCCTGGGCCAGAGTTGGACCAAACTTCAGGGTGCGGGGTTCCCAAACAACAGCTGGGGATCCTCTGCTGGACGCACAGGCCCGATGATTCCCTCTGACCCGGAGGATGACGACAGCGAAGACATTCATCTACCCCATCCAAGCAGGACGCCCCCGTCGCCGACGCACACCAACCTGTTCACGTCGATTGGCGTGCCAACGGGGGGTCATGGCTTGAAGAGCGGGTTGGCCAGTCGGAATCCTGGAAGTGGAGAGAGGTCATGGAGGACGGACGAGCCAGCTTGGACAGAGAGGAGAGAAGCAG CTTTACAAGGTGACCCAAGAAGCCGCGGGCAGCTCAAAGGTGTGACAAAGACACACGCCGCTgatgggaaaaacaaaagacgaCCCGGTCGACCCAGGAAACGGCCTCTGCCCTCCACTTTGCCTTCCTCTGTGTCGTCACCCGACCTTCTGCGAGGGCGCAGCAATAATAACGTAGGCTGGAGAGTGGGGTTGGACCAAGATGTGGCGGGTGTCGGCTCGGTGCCGCAGGCGACAGATTCGGAGCTGCAGGCCAAGAGGAAGCGAGGACGGAAGAGAAAACATGACGCTTCTCCCTGCCATCAGAG CACTGTGTGCTAA